A genome region from Blastocatellia bacterium includes the following:
- a CDS encoding acetate kinase, with protein sequence MNVLVLNCGSSTVKFQLIATDLDEISRNADRRLARGGVERIGGEAIITLKVEGRAQQRSTAALRDMRAAVDHIIRWASSEAAGIEGVRSVADIHAVGHRVVHGGERFTHSVLITDEVLAGIEEMIELAPLHNPANIKGIQAARDLFGPGLPQVAVFDTAFHQTLPERAYLYAIPYQFYRRYKLRRYGFHGTSHRYVAYRYRLLRNIKREETSVITLHLGNGCSAAAIKNGDSIDTSMGMTPLEGLVMGTRAGDLDPAIIDYLAVKEGLSLQQLETMLNKQSGLIGISGLTNDMRELLEEARENNDRRARLAIEIFCYRARKYIGSYLAAMGGADAIVFTGGIGENAPEIRGLICDGLQWAGLELDAERNTQCVSGCEGLISTDASRLAAYTIPTDEELLIARDTVRCVRGAPQRY encoded by the coding sequence ATGAATGTCCTGGTTCTCAATTGCGGCAGCTCGACGGTCAAGTTCCAGCTCATCGCTACCGATCTTGACGAGATCAGCCGCAATGCCGACCGCAGGCTTGCGCGCGGCGGCGTCGAGCGCATCGGCGGCGAAGCCATCATCACTTTGAAAGTCGAAGGGCGCGCCCAGCAACGCTCGACCGCTGCCCTGCGCGACATGCGCGCCGCGGTTGATCACATCATCCGCTGGGCGTCATCTGAAGCCGCCGGCATCGAAGGCGTCCGCAGCGTCGCCGATATTCATGCCGTCGGCCACCGCGTCGTGCATGGCGGCGAACGCTTCACGCATTCTGTCCTCATCACCGACGAAGTGCTCGCCGGCATCGAGGAGATGATCGAGCTGGCGCCGCTGCACAACCCCGCCAACATCAAAGGCATTCAAGCCGCCCGCGACCTGTTCGGGCCGGGCCTGCCGCAGGTCGCCGTCTTCGACACGGCCTTTCATCAGACGCTACCCGAACGCGCTTACCTGTACGCGATCCCCTACCAGTTCTATCGCCGCTACAAGCTGCGCCGCTATGGCTTCCACGGCACCTCGCACCGTTACGTCGCCTATCGCTATCGCTTGCTGCGCAACATCAAGCGCGAAGAGACCAGCGTGATTACCCTGCACCTCGGCAACGGCTGCTCGGCGGCGGCGATCAAGAACGGCGATTCGATAGACACCTCGATGGGCATGACGCCGCTCGAAGGACTGGTGATGGGGACGCGCGCCGGCGACCTGGACCCGGCCATCATCGATTACCTGGCGGTCAAAGAAGGCTTATCGTTGCAACAGCTCGAAACCATGTTGAACAAGCAATCGGGGCTGATCGGCATATCAGGACTGACCAACGATATGCGCGAGCTGCTCGAAGAAGCGCGCGAGAACAACGACCGCCGGGCGCGGCTGGCGATTGAAATTTTCTGCTATCGAGCGCGCAAATACATTGGCAGCTACCTCGCGGCGATGGGCGGCGCGGACGCCATCGTCTTTACCGGCGGCATCGGCGAGAACGCGCCGGAGATTCGCGGGCTGATCTGCGATGGCTTGCAGTGGGCCGGGCTTGAGCTGGATGCCGAGCGCAACACGCAATGCGTAAGCGGCTGCGAAGGCTTGATCAGCACCGATGCGTCGCGGCTGGCGGCTTACACGATCCCGACCGACGAAGAGTTATTGATCGCGCGCGACACGGTGCGTTGCGTGCGCGGCGCGCCGCAACGGTATTAG
- a CDS encoding DUF1015 family protein: MATIRPFRAERPQKDKAAEVSAVPYDVVNTAEARQLAADNPLSFLHVSRPEIDLPDGTDVYSDAVYAKARENYDRLRRAAPLEVEATPSLYVYRQQMGGHEQTGLAACCSIDEYDTDIIRKHERTRKDKEDDRTRHMITIGAQTGPVFLTYRGRDEINAIIERAKQGDAIADFTAADGVSHTVWRVADTDAQALVEAFNAVPLLYIADGHHRAASASRARAALRDQNANHTGNEEYNYFLTVLFPADQVRILSYNRVVKDLNGQSSAKFLKALSKQFKLSEEGPEMCMLAVDPRTGHKYNAFGRTEKGLIRMYLDGKWYLLGISNDSGRADDPIASLDVSILQERVLDPLLGIKDVRTDKRIDFVGGVRGAETLEQAVNEGRAAVAFELYPVAVEELIAISDAKEIMPPKSTWFEPKLRDGLLSHLIG; the protein is encoded by the coding sequence ATGGCAACCATTCGCCCCTTTCGCGCCGAACGCCCACAAAAAGACAAAGCCGCGGAAGTTTCCGCTGTCCCTTACGACGTGGTCAATACCGCGGAAGCGCGACAGCTTGCGGCTGACAACCCGCTCAGCTTCCTGCACGTCTCGCGGCCCGAAATCGATCTCCCCGATGGCACGGACGTTTACTCGGACGCGGTCTACGCCAAGGCGCGAGAGAATTACGACCGCCTGCGCCGCGCCGCGCCGCTCGAAGTCGAAGCGACGCCGAGCCTCTATGTCTACCGCCAGCAGATGGGCGGCCACGAACAGACGGGGCTCGCGGCTTGCTGTTCAATTGACGAATACGACACCGACATCATTCGCAAGCACGAACGAACCCGCAAAGATAAAGAAGACGACCGCACGCGCCACATGATTACCATTGGCGCGCAGACCGGCCCGGTCTTTCTCACCTATCGCGGGCGCGACGAGATCAACGCGATTATCGAGCGCGCCAAACAGGGCGACGCCATCGCCGACTTCACCGCTGCCGATGGTGTTAGCCATACCGTCTGGCGCGTCGCCGACACCGACGCGCAAGCATTGGTCGAAGCGTTCAACGCGGTGCCGCTGCTCTACATCGCCGACGGTCATCACCGCGCCGCCAGCGCCAGCCGGGCGCGCGCCGCTTTGCGCGACCAGAACGCGAATCACACGGGTAACGAAGAATACAATTACTTTCTCACGGTTCTCTTCCCTGCCGATCAGGTCCGTATCCTGTCCTACAACCGCGTGGTGAAAGATTTGAACGGCCAATCGAGCGCCAAATTCCTCAAAGCGCTCTCCAAGCAATTCAAACTCAGTGAAGAAGGGCCTGAGATGTGTATGCTGGCTGTCGATCCCCGCACGGGCCATAAATACAACGCCTTCGGGCGAACGGAAAAAGGGCTGATCCGCATGTACCTCGACGGCAAGTGGTACTTGCTCGGCATATCGAATGACTCCGGGCGGGCTGATGACCCGATTGCGTCGCTCGACGTGAGCATCCTGCAAGAGCGCGTGCTCGACCCGCTGCTCGGCATCAAGGACGTACGCACGGACAAGCGCATCGACTTCGTCGGCGGCGTGCGCGGCGCGGAGACGCTTGAGCAGGCCGTCAACGAGGGCCGCGCGGCGGTGGCCTTTGAGCTTTACCCGGTCGCCGTCGAAGAGTTGATCGCCATCTCTGACGCCAAAGAGATCATGCCGCCCAAGTCAACATGGTTCGAGCCAAAGCTGCGCGATGGCTTGCTTAGCCACCTGATCGGCTAA